A window from Staphylococcus succinus encodes these proteins:
- the brnQ gene encoding branched-chain amino acid transport system II carrier protein — protein sequence MNRLVLISGLMLFSFFFGAGNLIFPPMLGYTAQENMWISMTGFAITGILLPYITVVVVAYMNGGVESIGNKVHPIFGTIFAICIYLSIGALYGIPRAANVAYEIGTNHILPVHNHLTLLIFSIIFFIIVYFIALYPSRIIDNLGKYLTPILIIIIAVLCILVIINPDGSIGHANGEYAKTPIVSGILQGYFTMDLVAALAFSVVIVQMFKLSGVNDHKTLVKNVIKSGFISAILLLIIYFALAYVGATTSHAGLQDGTGILTYNALRVFGPVGNLIFGVIVILACLTTCVGLVNACAAFAMKKLPKISYKMFVLIFSLLGFLVSILGLDLILQIAEPLLTFIYPTSIVLVIISLISIFIPFELKYAFIIPTIVTLIISILQIFNDFNLFTLLVHLYQALPLANIQLAWLLPFIVLLLLGLVIDFSIKNHNKTTP from the coding sequence ATGAATAGACTCGTATTAATATCTGGTCTCATGCTCTTCTCATTTTTCTTTGGAGCAGGTAACTTAATATTCCCACCAATGTTAGGTTATACAGCTCAAGAAAATATGTGGATTTCTATGACTGGATTCGCTATAACTGGCATCTTATTGCCATATATTACAGTCGTTGTCGTAGCCTATATGAACGGCGGCGTCGAAAGTATTGGGAACAAAGTTCATCCTATTTTTGGAACAATATTTGCTATTTGTATATATTTATCTATCGGTGCATTATATGGTATCCCTCGAGCTGCTAATGTTGCTTACGAAATCGGGACAAATCATATTTTACCAGTACACAATCATTTAACATTACTTATTTTCTCTATTATCTTTTTCATTATTGTTTATTTTATCGCTTTATATCCAAGCCGTATTATAGATAACTTAGGAAAATATTTAACACCAATTTTAATTATTATCATAGCCGTTTTATGTATTCTTGTAATTATTAATCCTGATGGATCTATTGGTCATGCCAATGGAGAATACGCCAAGACACCTATTGTCTCTGGTATATTGCAAGGCTATTTCACAATGGATTTAGTCGCTGCTTTAGCATTCTCAGTAGTAATAGTACAAATGTTTAAGCTCAGTGGTGTAAATGATCATAAGACACTTGTGAAAAATGTTATCAAGTCTGGATTTATTTCCGCTATCTTATTACTTATCATTTATTTTGCTTTAGCATATGTAGGCGCCACAACAAGTCATGCAGGGCTACAAGATGGTACAGGTATTTTGACTTATAATGCCTTACGCGTATTCGGACCAGTTGGTAACTTAATATTTGGCGTAATCGTTATACTTGCGTGTTTAACAACATGTGTAGGTCTTGTAAATGCGTGCGCGGCTTTTGCTATGAAAAAATTGCCGAAGATATCTTATAAGATGTTCGTTCTTATCTTTTCTTTGCTCGGCTTCTTAGTTTCAATATTAGGTCTAGACCTAATATTACAAATCGCCGAACCATTATTAACGTTTATTTATCCAACTTCTATTGTTTTGGTCATTATTTCGTTGATTAGTATCTTTATTCCCTTTGAACTGAAATACGCATTTATCATACCAACGATAGTAACTTTAATAATTTCAATATTACAGATATTTAATGATTTCAACTTATTTACGCTTTTAGTACATCTGTACCAAGCCTTGCCATTAGCTAATATACAACTTGCTTGGCTTCTGCCATTCATTGTATTACTACTACTCGGTTTAGTCATAGATTTTTCCATTAAAAATCATAATAAAACTACACCATAA